Proteins co-encoded in one Psychromonas sp. L1A2 genomic window:
- the ilvY gene encoding HTH-type transcriptional activator IlvY has product MDIKALQTFVHLSQSLHFSKTALAMHVSPSTLSRLIQRLEEDLGASLLIRDNRSVLLTEAGVAFKQFALQQIEQWELLKHSISQGTNELEGEINLYCSVTAAYSHLPPILDRFRRNHPNVDIKLTTGDSAVAIEQVMQHQVDFAITAYPDNFPTRMHFSQLAEIPLSIIAPTTACVATKLIHQSPIDWKAIPFILPEHGAIRRRFDTWFRSLKIGKPHIYAKVAGHEALISMVALGCGVGVAPDVVIENSPVRDRVQNLSDVGQLASFNLGVCCHKTRLTEPLIEAFLKCVED; this is encoded by the coding sequence ATGGATATTAAGGCATTACAAACCTTTGTACATTTAAGTCAAAGCTTACACTTTTCTAAAACAGCATTAGCAATGCATGTTAGTCCTTCTACTTTAAGCCGTTTAATTCAACGTCTCGAGGAAGATCTTGGAGCAAGCTTGCTCATTAGAGATAACCGTTCCGTTTTGTTAACGGAAGCTGGCGTCGCTTTTAAACAGTTTGCACTTCAACAAATTGAACAATGGGAGTTGTTAAAACATTCCATTTCGCAAGGCACTAATGAATTAGAAGGTGAAATTAATTTATATTGCTCGGTTACTGCTGCCTATAGCCATCTCCCTCCGATCTTAGATCGTTTTAGACGTAATCACCCTAATGTAGATATTAAATTAACAACAGGCGATAGCGCTGTTGCCATTGAGCAAGTGATGCAACATCAAGTTGATTTTGCTATCACAGCTTACCCTGATAACTTTCCTACTCGGATGCACTTTAGTCAATTAGCTGAAATTCCTTTATCAATTATTGCACCGACGACAGCGTGTGTGGCTACAAAACTAATCCATCAATCCCCTATAGATTGGAAAGCGATACCTTTTATTTTGCCTGAACATGGTGCAATCAGGCGTCGGTTTGATACTTGGTTCCGTTCTCTTAAAATTGGCAAGCCACATATCTATGCAAAAGTAGCAGGGCATGAAGCACTTATTAGTATGGTCGCATTAGGGTGTGGTGTCGGCGTAGCGCCGGATGTGGTTATTGAAAATAGCCCGGTACGAGATCGCGTTCAAAATCTATCCGATGTAGGTCAGTTAGCTTCATTTAATTTAGGCGTTTGTTGTCATAAAACGCGTTTAACTGAACCTTTAATCGAAGCCTTTTTAAAGTGTGTTGAAGATTAA
- a CDS encoding 1-acylglycerol-3-phosphate O-acyltransferase encodes MLFIIRAILIIVAVILMSVYSLFYCILSPRNPKNTYHFAMLFSKMSRLVGLKVTIRVPESAKNNGSVVYIANHQNNYDMVTTTGAVQPGSVTIGKKSLVMIPFFGIIYWLTGNILIDRDNKDKSKNTITDVVDQMRDKNLGVWIFPEGTRSRGRGLMPFKMGAFHTALQAGVNVVPTVVSNTHQQVNLNRWDNGEVIVEMLEPIDITQYKKREIRRLMNDSYDIMLAKYKQLNKEVNRPDSNTNCCD; translated from the coding sequence ATGTTATTTATTATCAGAGCAATTTTAATTATTGTTGCCGTTATTTTAATGAGTGTGTATTCACTGTTTTACTGTATTTTAAGCCCACGTAATCCTAAAAACACCTACCATTTTGCGATGTTATTTAGCAAAATGTCACGATTAGTTGGACTGAAAGTCACTATCCGAGTACCTGAAAGTGCTAAAAATAATGGCTCAGTAGTTTACATTGCTAACCATCAAAATAACTATGACATGGTGACAACAACAGGTGCAGTTCAACCAGGCTCAGTGACTATCGGCAAAAAAAGTTTAGTGATGATCCCTTTCTTTGGCATTATTTACTGGTTAACAGGTAATATCTTGATTGACCGTGACAATAAAGATAAATCAAAAAATACGATCACTGATGTGGTTGATCAAATGCGCGACAAAAACTTAGGCGTTTGGATATTTCCAGAAGGTACTCGTAGCCGTGGTCGTGGTTTAATGCCATTTAAAATGGGTGCATTCCACACTGCATTACAAGCAGGCGTTAACGTTGTGCCGACCGTTGTGTCTAACACTCACCAACAAGTCAATTTAAACCGTTGGGACAATGGCGAAGTAATTGTTGAAATGTTGGAGCCTATTGATATTACACAATATAAAAAACGTGAAATTCGTCGCCTAATGAATGATTCATATGACATTATGTTAGCTAAATATAAACAGCTTAACAAAGAAGTGAATCGTCCAGATTCTAATACTAATTGTTGTGATTAA
- the rraB gene encoding ribonuclease E inhibitor RraB has translation MSEELTHEELLAELAEETADIVEAILEDGSNPDAVYMIEHHLSCDNFDVLEKAAIACFKKGYEVTDPEELELEDGSIILSFDVVVEMNLDEEAIYEDVERLVALAQSFGIEYDGWGTYPEE, from the coding sequence ATGTCAGAAGAACTTACACATGAAGAATTATTAGCGGAACTTGCAGAAGAAACAGCTGATATTGTTGAAGCTATTTTAGAAGATGGCAGTAATCCTGATGCGGTTTACATGATTGAGCATCACCTCTCTTGCGATAACTTTGACGTATTAGAAAAGGCAGCTATTGCTTGTTTCAAAAAAGGCTATGAAGTTACAGACCCTGAAGAGCTAGAGCTAGAAGATGGTTCAATCATTCTAAGCTTTGATGTTGTTGTTGAAATGAATTTGGATGAAGAAGCTATTTACGAAGACGTTGAAAGACTCGTCGCATTAGCACAATCGTTTGGTATTGAATATGACGGTTGGGGTACTTACCCAGAAGAATAA
- the parC gene encoding DNA topoisomerase IV subunit A gives MSEVIDMSLEGIEQLSLAKFTEDAYLNYSMYVIMDRALPHISDGLKPVQRRIVFAMSELGLSALAKYKKSARTVGDVLGKYHPHGDSACYEAMVLMAQPFSYRYPLIDGQGNWGAPDDPKSFAAMRYTESRLSAFSELLLSEIGQGTCDWKPNFDGTLKEPVLLPARLPHILLNGITGIAVGMATDIPPHNAREVANACLHLIDNPKASLEDLMEFVQGPDYPTEAEIITPRKEIVNIYQTGRGSFKSRAVFVVENGEIVVTALPHRVSGGKILKEIAKQMQDKKLPMVADLRDESDHENPTRLVIIPRSNRIDVEALMNHLFASTDLEVSHKVNLNMLGLNQRPSVKGLVTILTEWLVYRRATVRRRLQHRLDKILARVHILEGLLIAYLNIDEVIEIIRTYDDAKAELISRYSLSDTQAHAILEIKLRQLAKLEEIQIRSEMAELSEEQQKLELLLGSDRRLNTLVKKEIKADAEKYGDDRRSPMVERLEAKALTEKELMPSEAVTIVLSTQGWVRSAKGHDVDPQALNFKAGDEYLTSCQGKSNQSCIFIDTSGRAYSLDAHSLPSARTQGEPLTGRFNQNENVPFACVLMGDDSDRYIISSDHGYGFVANLSDINSRNKNGKALINLTTNALLVAPQKLSKNAEDLCLTISNEGRMLIFPVASLPSLSKGKGNKMINIMTAKATKREEFVTMLKIISPESAVTLHAGKRKLTLKPNDLAHYQSERGRRGNKLPRGLQRVDNIEVITSENEQEEIL, from the coding sequence ATGAGTGAAGTCATAGACATGAGTTTAGAAGGCATAGAGCAATTATCGCTCGCTAAGTTTACCGAAGATGCCTATCTCAACTATTCCATGTACGTGATCATGGATCGAGCTTTGCCACATATTAGTGATGGTTTGAAGCCCGTTCAACGACGCATTGTTTTCGCAATGTCTGAACTCGGTTTATCAGCGTTAGCAAAATATAAGAAATCAGCTCGTACTGTTGGTGACGTATTAGGTAAGTATCATCCTCATGGTGATAGTGCTTGTTATGAAGCCATGGTATTAATGGCTCAACCCTTCTCATACCGTTACCCACTAATTGATGGTCAAGGTAACTGGGGTGCACCGGATGATCCAAAATCATTTGCTGCGATGCGTTATACCGAATCGCGTTTATCTGCTTTCTCTGAATTATTATTATCAGAAATTGGTCAAGGTACTTGTGATTGGAAACCTAACTTTGACGGCACGTTAAAAGAGCCCGTTTTATTACCTGCGCGTTTACCCCATATCCTATTAAATGGTATTACCGGTATCGCCGTTGGTATGGCAACCGATATCCCGCCACATAATGCCCGTGAAGTCGCTAATGCATGTTTACACTTAATTGATAATCCTAAAGCTTCGTTAGAAGATCTAATGGAGTTTGTACAAGGTCCAGATTACCCGACTGAAGCGGAAATCATTACCCCACGTAAAGAGATCGTCAACATCTATCAAACAGGCCGCGGTAGTTTTAAAAGTCGTGCGGTGTTTGTTGTTGAAAATGGTGAGATTGTCGTTACTGCATTACCACATCGCGTATCGGGTGGTAAAATATTAAAAGAAATAGCTAAACAAATGCAGGATAAAAAACTGCCAATGGTGGCCGATTTACGTGATGAATCAGATCATGAGAATCCAACACGTTTAGTCATTATTCCACGCTCAAACCGTATTGATGTCGAAGCATTAATGAATCACTTGTTTGCTTCTACTGACTTAGAGGTTAGCCACAAAGTAAACCTGAATATGTTGGGCCTAAACCAACGTCCAAGTGTTAAAGGTTTAGTGACTATCTTAACGGAGTGGTTGGTTTATCGCCGTGCTACCGTTCGTCGTCGTTTACAACATCGTTTAGATAAAATCCTAGCACGAGTACATATTTTAGAAGGCTTATTAATTGCCTACTTAAATATCGATGAAGTGATTGAAATCATTCGTACTTACGATGATGCAAAAGCAGAGTTAATATCTCGTTATTCATTATCAGATACGCAAGCTCACGCCATCTTAGAGATTAAACTTCGCCAACTAGCGAAACTTGAAGAAATTCAAATTCGCAGTGAAATGGCAGAGTTATCTGAAGAGCAACAGAAACTAGAGTTACTATTAGGTTCAGACAGACGCTTAAATACGTTAGTTAAAAAAGAGATAAAAGCCGACGCTGAAAAATACGGTGACGATCGCCGTTCTCCAATGGTAGAAAGGTTAGAAGCAAAAGCATTAACTGAAAAAGAATTGATGCCAAGTGAAGCGGTCACCATTGTATTATCAACTCAAGGTTGGGTTCGTAGTGCTAAAGGTCATGATGTTGACCCACAAGCACTTAACTTTAAAGCCGGTGATGAATACCTAACCAGTTGCCAAGGTAAAAGTAACCAAAGCTGTATCTTTATTGATACGTCTGGTCGAGCTTATTCATTAGATGCACACTCTTTACCTTCAGCAAGAACTCAAGGTGAACCATTAACAGGCCGCTTTAACCAAAATGAAAATGTACCTTTTGCTTGTGTCTTAATGGGCGATGATTCAGATCGTTATATCATTAGTAGTGACCATGGTTACGGTTTTGTGGCTAACCTAAGTGATATTAATAGCCGCAATAAAAATGGTAAAGCCCTGATCAACCTAACAACCAATGCATTATTAGTTGCACCACAAAAACTATCAAAAAATGCAGAAGACCTCTGTTTAACCATCAGTAATGAAGGTCGTATGTTAATTTTCCCTGTTGCAAGCTTACCAAGCTTAAGTAAAGGCAAAGGTAATAAGATGATCAACATAATGACAGCCAAAGCGACTAAGCGTGAAGAGTTTGTTACTATGCTGAAAATCATATCACCAGAGAGTGCTGTGACCTTACATGCAGGCAAACGTAAGCTAACACTCAAACCAAATGATTTAGCGCATTACCAAAGTGAGCGTGGCCGTCGTGGTAATAAACTGCCTCGTGGATTACAACGTGTTGACAATATTGAAGTCATCACATCAGAAAATGAACAAGAAGAGATCCTATAA
- the ubiK gene encoding ubiquinone biosynthesis accessory factor UbiK yields the protein MFNPQKLEEIAKQVSDAMPEGVKSFGNEIDRKIKQVLQAQLGKLDMVSREEFDVQTHVLLRTREKLNAMEEKFAQLEKKLDGAASESSADAKAESSINTTEQDK from the coding sequence ATGTTTAATCCGCAGAAGTTAGAAGAAATCGCAAAGCAAGTCAGTGATGCAATGCCTGAAGGTGTAAAAAGCTTTGGTAATGAAATTGACCGTAAGATCAAACAAGTTTTACAGGCGCAACTAGGTAAGCTAGATATGGTAAGCCGTGAAGAGTTTGATGTACAAACACATGTGTTATTACGCACGCGTGAAAAATTGAATGCAATGGAAGAAAAGTTTGCACAATTAGAAAAAAAATTAGATGGTGCTGCTTCTGAAAGTAGTGCAGACGCTAAAGCAGAAAGTAGTATCAATACGACTGAACAAGATAAGTAG
- a CDS encoding sulfurtransferase, translating into MNSLVLPGNLVSIQWLAEHHSHSDLILLDASWHMPLTQRNGYQEWLNERIDNSRFFDFDREVCDQQASLPHMMPTPQHFELSAQMLGINNDSVIVVYDSLGIFSSPRVWWMFKTMGFNNIAVLDGGLPAWKEAGLTINTDSPETTQRKQGNFKAKYQADLISTKDDVYEAIEDEQVAIIDARSKDRFLGKVPEARSGLRSGHMPTAINLPISEILNNQTMKNAYQLAQIFEALMPQKQRLVFSCGSGVTACILALAAKLAGYDALSVYDGSWSEWGANETLPVVQCKNV; encoded by the coding sequence ATGAATTCACTGGTGTTGCCAGGCAATTTGGTTTCTATCCAATGGTTAGCTGAGCATCATAGCCATTCTGATTTGATTTTGTTGGATGCAAGTTGGCATATGCCGTTGACCCAACGTAACGGCTATCAGGAGTGGTTAAACGAGCGAATTGATAATTCTCGATTTTTTGATTTTGATCGCGAAGTTTGTGATCAACAAGCTTCTTTACCTCATATGATGCCAACACCACAACATTTCGAATTATCAGCGCAAATGCTGGGTATCAATAATGATAGTGTGATTGTTGTTTATGATAGCTTAGGTATTTTCTCTAGCCCAAGAGTGTGGTGGATGTTTAAAACCATGGGGTTTAATAATATAGCGGTATTAGATGGTGGTTTACCAGCTTGGAAAGAGGCGGGGTTGACGATCAACACTGATTCACCCGAGACAACACAACGTAAACAAGGTAATTTCAAAGCGAAATACCAAGCCGATCTTATTAGTACTAAAGACGATGTTTATGAAGCAATTGAAGATGAACAAGTCGCCATTATTGATGCGCGCTCTAAAGACCGCTTTTTAGGTAAAGTACCAGAAGCGCGAAGTGGGTTGCGCTCAGGGCATATGCCGACGGCTATTAATTTACCTATTAGCGAAATCTTAAATAACCAAACTATGAAGAATGCTTACCAACTAGCACAAATATTTGAAGCATTAATGCCACAAAAGCAACGCTTGGTATTTAGCTGTGGTTCTGGAGTGACTGCTTGTATTCTGGCATTAGCAGCTAAATTAGCAGGTTATGATGCATTAAGTGTTTACGATGGTTCATGGAGTGAATGGGGCGCAAATGAAACGCTACCTGTCGTGCAATGTAAAAATGTATAA
- a CDS encoding DUF2750 domain-containing protein — translation MKEQYLKNAELFVEQAAAEGELFGLFDETLGWANCHAHDNKDATAVYLFWSDATLAEKLKAEEWANYKVESIALDVFFDSWLDGMQKQQVFAGVNWDEELCGLEIEAMVLKNALVEKFQADDLESEAEQTESAGA, via the coding sequence ATGAAAGAGCAATATTTAAAAAACGCAGAATTATTTGTTGAACAAGCGGCCGCTGAAGGTGAGTTGTTTGGTTTATTTGATGAAACTCTAGGCTGGGCAAATTGCCATGCTCATGACAATAAAGATGCAACTGCTGTTTATTTGTTTTGGTCTGACGCAACATTAGCTGAAAAATTAAAAGCAGAAGAGTGGGCTAACTATAAAGTAGAAAGTATTGCGTTAGATGTGTTTTTTGATTCATGGTTAGACGGTATGCAGAAGCAACAAGTGTTTGCTGGGGTAAACTGGGATGAAGAGTTATGTGGTTTAGAAATTGAAGCAATGGTATTAAAAAATGCATTGGTCGAAAAGTTTCAAGCCGATGATTTAGAATCGGAAGCTGAACAGACAGAATCTGCTGGTGCATAG
- the hemL gene encoding glutamate-1-semialdehyde 2,1-aminomutase, which translates to MSKSTELFNRAQSIIPGGVNSPVRAFNGVGGGPLFIQKARDAYIYDVDDKQYIDYVGSWGPMILGHNHPAIKKAVIDAAENGLSFGAPTEIEIIMAEKVQQLVPSMQQVRMVSSGTEATMSAIRLARGFTNRDKILKFEGCYHGHADSLLVKAGSGALTLGQPSSPGIPADFAKHTLTADFNDLTSVKALFEAYPDDISCIIVEPVAGNMNCIPPADGFLQGLRDICDQYKALLIFDEVMTGFRVALGGAQAHYNIKPDLTTLGKVIGGGMPVGAFGGSHKVMQHIAPTGPVYQAGTLSGNPIAMHAGLAALTALDTPEYAQLAIKTKQLAEGLKKVAEETGVPLAVNYAGGMFGFFFTDQPQVTNFKQVCACDVEKFKKFFHLMLKEGIYLAPSAYEAGFLSLAHTEQDISNTLIAAKKAFSQL; encoded by the coding sequence ATGAGCAAATCAACTGAACTGTTTAACCGTGCACAATCAATTATTCCTGGTGGAGTAAATTCTCCAGTTCGCGCATTCAACGGCGTAGGTGGCGGCCCTTTATTTATACAAAAAGCACGAGATGCTTATATCTATGATGTAGATGATAAACAATACATTGATTACGTTGGTTCATGGGGACCAATGATTCTAGGTCATAACCACCCTGCGATTAAAAAAGCAGTTATTGATGCTGCAGAAAATGGACTTAGTTTTGGTGCGCCAACTGAAATCGAAATCATTATGGCAGAAAAAGTACAACAACTAGTCCCATCAATGCAGCAAGTGCGTATGGTCAGTTCAGGCACAGAAGCAACCATGAGTGCGATTCGTTTAGCACGTGGCTTTACTAACCGAGATAAAATCCTTAAATTTGAAGGTTGTTACCATGGTCATGCAGACTCTCTATTGGTAAAAGCAGGTTCTGGTGCATTAACACTTGGTCAACCTAGCTCTCCAGGTATTCCTGCAGATTTTGCTAAACATACATTAACAGCTGACTTTAATGATTTAACCTCAGTTAAAGCCTTGTTTGAAGCCTACCCAGATGACATTTCTTGTATCATTGTTGAACCAGTAGCCGGCAATATGAACTGCATTCCTCCTGCTGACGGTTTTTTACAAGGTCTACGTGACATCTGTGATCAATATAAAGCACTGTTAATCTTTGATGAAGTAATGACAGGTTTCCGTGTTGCGTTAGGTGGTGCTCAAGCGCATTACAACATTAAACCAGATTTAACAACATTAGGTAAAGTCATTGGCGGTGGAATGCCTGTAGGTGCTTTTGGTGGTAGCCATAAAGTAATGCAACACATTGCACCGACAGGACCTGTTTATCAAGCCGGTACATTATCAGGTAACCCTATCGCAATGCATGCAGGTTTAGCTGCATTAACTGCATTAGACACACCTGAATATGCACAGCTAGCGATAAAAACGAAGCAATTAGCAGAAGGCCTAAAAAAAGTTGCTGAAGAAACAGGTGTCCCACTAGCAGTTAATTATGCTGGCGGTATGTTTGGTTTCTTCTTTACTGATCAGCCACAAGTCACCAACTTTAAACAAGTGTGCGCGTGTGATGTAGAAAAATTCAAAAAATTCTTCCACTTAATGCTAAAAGAAGGCATTTACCTTGCTCCATCTGCTTATGAAGCTGGATTTTTATCACTTGCCCATACAGAACAAGATATTAGCAATACATTAATTGCAGCTAAAAAAGCATTTTCACAGTTGTAA